A genomic window from Streptomyces sp. MST-110588 includes:
- a CDS encoding DNA repair helicase XPB: MNGPLIVQSDKTLLLEVDHEQADACRRAIAPFAELERAPEHIHTYRVTPLGLWNARAAGHDAEQVVDALVEFSRYPVPHALLVDIAETMARYGRLTLTKHPAHGLVLTSTDRPVLEEVLRSKKVQPLVGARLDPDTVVVHPSERGQIKQTLLKLGWPAEDLAGYVDGEAHPIELAEDGWALRPYQQQAVEGFWHGGSGVVVLPCGAGKTLVGAGAMAQAKATTLILVTNTVSARQWKHELVRRTSLTEDEIGEYSGTRKEIRPVTIATYQVLTTKRKGVYPHLELFDSRDWGLVVYDEVHLLPAPVFKFTADLQARRRLGLTATLVREDGRESDVFSLIGPKRFDAPWKEIEAQGYIAPADCVEVRVNLTESERLAYATAEAEEKYRFCATTASKQRVTEALVRKHEGEQTLVIGQYIDQLDELGEHLDAPVIKGETTNAQREKLFDAFRQGEISVLVVSKVANFSIDLPEATVAIQVSGTFGSRQEEAQRLGRVLRPKADGHEARFYSVVARDTIDQDFAAHRQRFLAEQGYAYRIVDADELLTAGEDV; encoded by the coding sequence GTGAACGGACCTCTCATTGTCCAGAGCGACAAGACGCTGCTGCTGGAGGTGGATCACGAGCAGGCGGACGCGTGCCGCCGGGCGATCGCGCCGTTCGCGGAGCTGGAGCGGGCGCCCGAGCACATCCACACCTACCGGGTGACGCCGCTGGGGCTGTGGAACGCGCGGGCCGCCGGGCACGACGCCGAGCAGGTCGTGGACGCGCTGGTGGAGTTCTCGCGGTATCCCGTACCGCACGCGCTGCTGGTGGACATCGCGGAGACGATGGCGCGGTACGGGCGGCTGACCCTCACCAAGCACCCCGCGCACGGTCTGGTGCTGACCTCCACGGACCGGCCGGTCCTGGAGGAGGTGCTGCGGTCCAAGAAGGTACAGCCGCTGGTGGGGGCGCGGCTGGACCCGGACACGGTCGTGGTGCACCCCTCCGAGCGCGGGCAGATCAAGCAGACGCTGCTCAAGCTGGGCTGGCCGGCCGAGGACCTGGCCGGTTACGTGGACGGCGAGGCGCACCCGATCGAGCTGGCGGAGGACGGCTGGGCGCTGCGGCCGTACCAGCAGCAGGCCGTCGAGGGCTTCTGGCACGGCGGGTCGGGGGTGGTCGTACTGCCGTGCGGCGCCGGGAAGACGCTGGTCGGCGCGGGTGCGATGGCGCAGGCCAAGGCGACGACGCTGATCCTGGTCACCAATACCGTCTCCGCGCGGCAGTGGAAGCACGAGCTGGTCAGGCGGACCTCGCTGACCGAGGACGAGATCGGCGAGTACAGCGGTACGAGGAAGGAGATCCGGCCGGTCACCATCGCCACGTACCAGGTGCTGACGACCAAGCGGAAGGGCGTCTACCCGCACCTGGAGCTGTTCGACTCCCGCGACTGGGGCCTGGTGGTGTACGACGAGGTGCACCTGCTGCCCGCGCCGGTCTTCAAGTTCACCGCGGACCTCCAGGCGCGCCGCAGGCTGGGGCTGACGGCGACGCTCGTACGGGAGGACGGCCGGGAGTCCGACGTCTTCTCGCTCATCGGCCCGAAGCGGTTCGACGCGCCCTGGAAGGAGATCGAGGCGCAGGGCTACATCGCGCCCGCGGACTGTGTGGAGGTACGGGTCAACCTGACCGAAAGCGAGCGGCTGGCGTACGCGACGGCCGAGGCCGAGGAGAAGTACCGGTTCTGCGCGACGACGGCCAGCAAGCAGCGGGTGACCGAGGCGCTGGTCCGTAAGCACGAGGGCGAGCAGACGCTGGTCATCGGGCAGTACATCGACCAGCTCGACGAACTGGGCGAACACCTGGACGCTCCGGTGATCAAGGGCGAGACCACCAACGCGCAGCGCGAGAAGCTCTTCGACGCCTTCCGGCAGGGGGAGATCTCCGTCCTGGTCGTCTCCAAGGTCGCCAACTTCTCGATCGACCTGCCCGAGGCGACGGTGGCGATCCAGGTGTCCGGCACCTTCGGTTCGCGGCAGGAGGAGGCGCAGCGGCTGGGCCGGGTGCTGCGTCCCAAGGCGGACGGGCACGAGGCGCGCTTCTACTCGGTCGTCGCCCGCGACACCATCGACCAGGACTTCGCGGCGCACCGCCAGCGCTTCCTGGCCGAGCAGGGGTACGCGTACCGGATCGTGGACGCGGACGAGCTGCTGACGGCGGGCGAGGACGTCTGA
- a CDS encoding glycosyltransferase 87 family protein has translation MLALSLTAFAVVCRLVPLPMADIVVYRAEGVAAATGGDLYGFTVTKWHLPATYPPFAALVFLPTTWLTVGALKAASVVANTALLALLIHLSYKVAHHRPGRPGPRTGSPRQARTQRIPRTPRTPRTLSMVLAATALGLWLEPVFQTFAFGQVNLALACLVLWDFSRPDGARFKGLAIGIAAGIKLTPALFAVYLLITGRIRAAFTALAGFLLSVLLGLLVLPDASVEFWTRRMFETGRIGKVWIVDNQSLQGALARLLHTPAPGAVWPAVALLTAVAGLIVAREVHRRRGLDSWGLLCTAVTAVLVSPISWSHHWVWCVPLLVTLGAYTRRVRWRRALLVAVAVAFTARSMWILPHLGFRALHLPWWQQPLASPYVVLGPAVLAAVAWWTWRRPVRTVRPATSPARRVPESAVPRPVPRPRPDHELST, from the coding sequence CTGCTCGCCCTGTCACTCACCGCCTTCGCGGTGGTCTGCCGGCTCGTACCGCTGCCGATGGCCGACATCGTGGTCTACCGCGCCGAGGGCGTGGCAGCCGCCACCGGCGGCGACCTGTACGGCTTCACCGTCACCAAGTGGCACCTCCCCGCCACCTACCCGCCCTTCGCGGCGCTCGTCTTCCTCCCCACGACCTGGCTCACGGTCGGCGCCCTCAAAGCAGCCTCCGTCGTCGCCAACACAGCGCTGCTTGCCCTGCTGATCCACCTCTCCTACAAGGTCGCGCACCACAGACCGGGACGGCCCGGCCCACGTACGGGATCACCACGCCAGGCCCGGACGCAGCGGATACCCCGGACGCCCCGGACGCCCCGGACGCTGTCCATGGTGCTCGCCGCCACCGCCCTCGGCCTGTGGCTGGAACCCGTCTTCCAGACCTTCGCCTTCGGGCAGGTCAACCTCGCGCTGGCATGTCTGGTCCTGTGGGACTTCTCCCGGCCCGACGGTGCCCGCTTCAAGGGCCTGGCGATCGGCATCGCGGCCGGCATCAAGCTCACCCCCGCCCTCTTCGCCGTCTACCTCCTGATCACCGGCCGAATACGGGCCGCCTTCACGGCGCTCGCCGGTTTCCTCCTCTCCGTGTTGCTCGGCCTGCTCGTCCTGCCGGACGCCAGCGTGGAGTTCTGGACCCGCCGGATGTTCGAGACCGGGCGGATCGGCAAGGTGTGGATCGTCGACAACCAGTCCCTTCAAGGGGCGCTGGCCCGCCTCCTGCACACCCCCGCGCCCGGCGCCGTCTGGCCGGCCGTGGCCCTGCTCACCGCCGTCGCGGGCCTGATCGTGGCCCGCGAGGTCCACCGGCGGCGCGGCCTGGACTCCTGGGGCCTGCTCTGCACGGCCGTCACCGCCGTGCTCGTCTCGCCCATCAGTTGGTCCCACCACTGGGTGTGGTGCGTACCGCTGCTGGTGACGCTCGGCGCGTACACCCGGCGCGTACGGTGGCGGCGCGCGCTCCTGGTGGCCGTGGCCGTCGCCTTCACCGCACGCTCCATGTGGATCCTGCCGCACCTCGGCTTCCGGGCCCTGCACCTGCCCTGGTGGCAGCAGCCGCTCGCCTCCCCGTACGTGGTGCTGGGGCCGGCGGTGCTGGCGGCGGTGGCCTGGTGGACCTGGCGCCGCCCGGTCCGGACGGTACGGCCGGCCACCTCGCCCGCACGGCGGGTCCCGGAATCCGCGGTGCCCCGCCCCGTACCCCGTCCCCGCCCGGACCACGAGCTGAGTACGTGA